The proteins below are encoded in one region of Blochmannia endosymbiont of Camponotus (Colobopsis) obliquus:
- the recD gene encoding exodeoxyribonuclease V subunit alpha, whose amino-acid sequence MMKKIITTALQLQIWRQLDIQFAYMLTKKEAFQQTLILAITCLSANMKEGHVCLPLNLLSPNKLFKGRYPSLAYQAWQITGSLSMNDWEKILLLSDIVSDGSTVTPLVLNKKKLYTYRMWHYENTVANFFKHMRQPVEEKEEKIINILNTFFPKSNDDELNWQKIALAVAITNQITLIFGGPGTGKTSLIAKLLASLILLNTKKHFNVKIAAPTGKAARKLHESLITNLNYLKLTDHQKKNLYQKAVTLHKLLGIKLLNNQRTLHHKNNQLNANVIVIDEASMIDLTMMNNLIEALSPNTRVIFFGDHCQLSSVEPGYILGDLYIHATKKYSQKRIKEISRLTGYLLPINNNSNKTQDIADSSCFLHKNYRFNKHSGINNLANAINQSDKKNTLKILNSKSYKDISYFPTKTEKDYQNMITHCISGYHKYLHSIQQNDTPKNILKKFNMYKILCAVREGSFGIYQINKYIETVLINNNIIKIDNTYNYIGRPIIITSNDTSLELYNGDCGLILPNTKQKLQAYFLLENNNIKIIPINLLPEHETSFAITVHKSQGSEFNQISLILPNKKLPILTKELFYTALTRAHQSFCLYAQDDIIIYTISNKIKRHSNLINKL is encoded by the coding sequence ATGATGAAAAAAATAATTACTACTGCATTACAATTACAAATATGGCGTCAATTAGATATACAATTTGCTTACATGCTTACTAAAAAAGAAGCATTTCAACAAACGTTAATATTAGCTATTACATGTCTAAGTGCAAATATGAAAGAAGGGCACGTTTGTTTACCATTAAATTTATTATCTCCAAATAAATTATTTAAAGGCCGCTATCCATCATTAGCATATCAAGCTTGGCAAATAACTGGAAGCTTATCAATGAATGATTGGGAAAAAATATTATTATTGTCTGACATAGTTAGTGACGGTTCCACCGTCACACCACTTGTTTTAAATAAAAAAAAATTATATACCTATCGTATGTGGCACTACGAAAACACAGTAGCTAATTTTTTCAAACATATGCGACAACCAGTTGAAGAAAAAGAAGAAAAAATTATTAATATACTAAACACTTTTTTTCCCAAAAGTAATGATGACGAACTAAACTGGCAAAAAATTGCCCTTGCAGTAGCAATAACCAATCAAATTACACTAATTTTTGGCGGACCAGGCACTGGAAAAACTTCTTTAATAGCTAAATTATTAGCATCATTAATCTTACTGAACACAAAAAAACACTTTAATGTAAAAATAGCTGCTCCTACAGGAAAAGCAGCAAGAAAATTACATGAATCATTGATAACAAATTTAAATTATTTAAAACTAACAGATCATCAAAAAAAAAATCTATATCAAAAAGCTGTAACACTACATAAATTACTAGGAATAAAACTACTAAATAATCAAAGAACTTTACATCACAAAAATAACCAACTAAATGCTAATGTTATCGTTATTGATGAAGCATCAATGATTGACTTAACTATGATGAATAATTTAATTGAAGCATTATCACCTAATACTAGAGTAATTTTTTTCGGAGATCATTGTCAGTTATCATCAGTAGAACCAGGTTATATATTAGGCGATCTTTATATACATGCAACAAAAAAATATAGTCAAAAACGAATTAAAGAAATATCACGTTTAACAGGTTATTTGTTACCAATAAATAATAATAGTAATAAAACCCAAGATATTGCAGACAGCTCATGTTTTTTACATAAAAATTACAGATTTAATAAACATTCTGGAATAAATAATTTAGCTAACGCTATAAACCAAAGTGATAAAAAAAATACATTAAAAATACTAAATTCTAAATCATATAAAGATATTTCTTATTTCCCGACTAAAACAGAAAAAGATTATCAAAACATGATTACCCATTGTATATCGGGTTATCATAAATATTTACATAGTATACAACAAAACGACACACCAAAAAATATTTTAAAAAAATTTAATATGTATAAAATATTATGTGCAGTACGTGAAGGATCGTTTGGTATATATCAAATAAATAAATATATTGAAACTGTACTAATTAATAACAACATTATTAAAATTGATAATACCTATAACTATATAGGTCGCCCTATAATAATTACATCGAATGATACATCGCTTGAATTATATAATGGAGATTGCGGACTTATATTACCTAATACAAAACAGAAACTGCAAGCATATTTTCTATTAGAAAATAACAACATAAAAATAATACCCATCAATTTATTACCTGAACATGAAACCAGTTTCGCTATAACTGTGCATAAATCACAAGGTTCTGAATTTAATCAAATATCACTAATTTTACCAAATAAAAAATTACCAATTCTAACCAAAGAACTGTTCTATACCGCATTAACTCGTGCTCATCAATCTTTTTGTCTATACGCACAAGATGACATAATCATATATACTATTTCAAACAAAATAAAACGACACAGCAATTTAATTAATAAACTATAA